ACTGGAATCTGGTTCGATTGATTGGCGATCGCTCATTTTCGGACGTTCAGAGGTGGAGCGGCGACGCGCCCTTAAAGATCTTTCATTACGCCTGCCGTTTCGTCCGTTAATTCGATTTTTCTATATGTATTTTCTGCTGGGTGGCATTCTCGATGGCTATCCCGGTTTTACTTGGTGTACCTTACAAGCATTTTATGAATATTTGATCTTGCTCAAGATGTGGGAACTCAAAAATTCGTCAGTCGAAGCCCCCAAAATTCCTGAGCCTGCTCACGTTGCATCTCAAAATGTAAAATAATATACTAATTCCATTCGGATATGGTCGAAGGGGAATCAATGATTAAATAAGGAGATTCAGCTTAGAAACCTTCCTAAAGTTGCAACATTTCTTTACAGGCTTTAAAAATAGAGTAGCGCGGCTACAATCAGTGCTTTGGGAGCGTGCTAACTTTTGTCTCCGCTCCCAAATTATATTAATGGCAGAAATTGCCCCAGATGAAGGAGAGTAGGGTGTCTGTGATCCATCGTCTTAAGCAAGACCTCAAAAACGATCTGATTGCCGGGTTGCTCGTTGTCATTCCCTTAGCAACGACGATTTGGTTGAGTTATACGATCGCGACTTGGGTCATTAATTTTCTCACTCGTGTTCCTAAGCAGCTAAACCCGTTTGACGGCTTGAACCCATTTTTGGTGAATCTGCTCAATTTTGGAGTGGGTTTAGCGGTTCCGTTGCTCAGCATTCTATTTATCGGGCTGATGGCGCGAAATATCGCCGGACGTTGGCTGCTCGATGTGGGCGAACAGGTGCTACAAGCGATTCCGCTTGCAGGGGCAATTTACAAGACGCTGAAGCAGCTTCTAGAGACGATTCTGCGCGATTCAAGCGGTAAGTTTCGCCGCGTGGTGTTGGTGGAGTATCCGCGTCAGGGCGTTTGGTCACTTGGATTTGTCACAGGTGCAATCGGAGCTGAGGTGCAATCGCACTTTAAGCATGACATGCTGAGCGTGTTCATTCCCACGACTCCGAATCCCACAACAGGCTGGTATGCGGTTGTGCCTGAAACGGACGTGATTAATTTGTCGATGCCGATCGAAGATGCGTTTAAGGTGATTATTTCTGGTGGCATTGTTAGCCCGGATGCGATGAACGCGATCGTCACGACCAGCACGAAGCGCCCATTAGTTGAAGCGATCGCGGACGAATAATGCGCTACTTTGGAAAAGTTGCCATCTTCTAACAAAATGTCTGTGATTCCCCGCGTTCTAGCGCTTGATTTTGACGGTGTGATTTGCGATGGGCTGAAGGAGTATTTTCAGACTGCTTGGAAGGCTTACGCGCAGATTTGGCAGGTTACAGCGCCTCCAGACGCAACGATCGCACCTGCATTTTACCGATTGCGTCCCGTGGTTGAGACAGGCTGGGAAATGCCGCTCGTGATTCGAGCGTTGGCTACAGGAATCACCGAAGCAGGGATTTTTCAGAATTGGACTGCGATCGTGGCTCAAATCGTTGTAGACAATCATCTGAAGCCTTTAGAGGTGGGCGCGATCGTTGATACGATTCGAGATCAATTAATCGCAACAGATCTAGAAAGCTGGCTCGCAGAACACGAATTTTATCCAAGAGTTCTGGAGCGGTTGCGATCGATTCTGAGCAGTTCAACCGATTTCGTAATTATCAGCACCAAAGAAGGGCGATTTATCAAGCAACTACTGAACAAGCAAGGAATTGAACTCAAACCTGAACAAATCTACGGTAAAGAATCGAAGCGTCCTAAAGCCCAAGTGCTAAACGAGCTGAGACAAGCGTATGGAGAAACCGCTTCAATTTGGTTCGTTGAGGATCGATTGAAAACGTTAGAAGCTGTCGAGAAACAAGAAACCCTTACACAAGTTGAGTTATTTCTAGCGGATTGGGGCTACAACACCGCATCAGAGCGGCAACAGGCGAAGAAGAGCGATCGCGTTCACCTGTTGTCTCTGGCACAATTTAGTCAGGACTTCTCAGCCTGGATTTAGGGCAAAAAAAAGAGGGCGAACTGCCCCCATAACTTTGAACCCACATAAATGAAAAATGATTGCTGTATGAAGTTTTGCCTTAATAAGCCAGACCCATACTGCGTGTTGTTTCAGCGCCGAGATAAACCCGAATGCTGAGGAAGTCGGTCGGACAAGCGGTTTCGCACCGCTTACAACCAACACAGTCCTCGGTACGAGGCGAAGATGCGATTTGACCCGCACGACACCCATCCCAGGGAACCATCTCTAGAACATCGGTCGGGCAAGCCCGAACACATTGCGTACACCCAATACAGGTGTCATAGATTTTGACCGTATGCGACATATTATGGAAGGCTCCAGATTAGTGCTTATGACTTGGCATCATCTGTTAGTTCTGAAATTCGCGATATAAACCGCTTACTCTCAGAATCAATGCCTAGTGTACTCTGGCGTGTTGTTACACTCTTTCAGACAGTTGCAAAACTTTAAATTGCGTAATGTGAGGGCTGATCACAATTCAGCAGAACCAAACACCATTTGCACGACAAACGGCTCTCCGCCTTCTGCATGGTAGCGATCCGCCCAGTTACGAATGATTTCGTCAAGTTCTGCGATCGCGCTTTCCACCCGATCGCTTGGAATATCCAATTCTTCTAACACGCGCATCACCCGCCCTTGACGCTGTGCCCAGTCCTGCATCAAACGGAAAAACCGCGCTGTGTCCTCGATCATGACGTAGGCGCGTTCTTCGTGGTCATCTGGAGAATAGGAAGACCGAGTGAGCGCATAAAACGGCATTCCCCAAGGCGAGTCGATGCGGGTGACTGTGCCAGAGTACAAAAGCCGTCGCTTAATATGTTCTGCCAGCGCTTCACTTAGGGGCATTCGTTGTTCTTGGAGCAGATCTTCTTGCGAGCGAGTATGCAGAAATTCGATCAACTCTAAAAACTGGAAAGAATTGATCAATTGAGCATCTGGAAGATTAGGCGGCAGTTTTCGTTCGATCAGGCGCTTTTCGTCCGAAGTCAAACTTGTTCCCGGAACCCGCGATCGTCCAGGCAGCCAAGAATAGTGTTCCATCCAGACGTAGGGCAACTGAATCAAGTACCGAGGTTCTTGAGACCCTAGCATTTTGAGTAATTTGCCTTCACTGAGGGCTTGCCGGACTTCTTCGACGATCGCTTTGACTCGTTTTGGTTCAATATGGTGCAAATGCCCCGTCATCCGGAGATTGCCATCCTGCTCCAAATACGTCATATAAATCGCACATTTGGCAGCCGTGGCTGCGGCATCGAGAAATGCACCATGTCGGTGTCCGCCGGTTCGCATAGCGCTAAAGGCAAGATACAACATGATCTGATCGATCGCGCTAGGGCTGAGCAATTTGATCAGATCGAGGTCATTGGTCATATCAAGCGCCACCCCTGAAACAGGAACACAGTCAAAACAGTCGTAAAGTTTAGTCTACCGTGAGAGACTGCAATCCGTAATCGCACGGACTTTCTGTAAGGCAAAACTTTATAGTTAGGAAGCCGCAGCCAAGTTTACGTTAATGTGTGTGATGACAACTTGCTGTCTTGAGCTTGCCCAACTTCAGCCGAAACTCAACAGTCGAATTCTATAGCCTTTGTTTCTAGGATGGAAAGTTATTTCTGATTGGGAAACAAACGTTAGAAGGGTTGTCTGCGTTCTGAAGAACCTTTTTTCGGAAACCCTTACCGCACGAAAAGATTAGAGTTCGTTTGTCACAGCGTCAGTATAAATTCGTCCGCTCCCTCTATGCTCAACAAACGGCTGAACCTCTTGAGCAACATTAAACTGAGAGGTGGGATTATTGCTATTTTCAGTGTGCTGACTGACAGTAATTACTCCGACAAGCGAGATAAAAAGCGCAACCAGAACTTGAGCATTCATAGGAGATACATTCTTAGGGTGACATATCCCTTTACATCTATGAAGCTTTTAGATCAGGACGAAACAAATCAACCCAATAAAATTCAGTAGCTTTACTAGATTGACAACTGTTAGTGTTTGTCTAAGAACTTCTAGTTCAGTGCTTCTACTAAGACCCAATTTCCTGAGTGGTTAAATTTGCCAAATCCATTCAGTATTTGCCCGGATGGGATGTTTTGGAGTTGAGTATTGATTTCTGTTTCTAAAGTGATAAGTGCCCAACTTTGATTGGGGCGATCGCTCAAAGTCAATTCATAGTCCTGTATTGCTTTGCGATCGAATCTTCCTGAAAAGCGTTGAGCCGTTGCGCTGGGAGATAGCGTTCTGGAGTTTGCAGGGCATTCACCGTGATTGGGATAGCTTTCTGGGTGGTCGATATAGTAGCGTTGCCAGTACAGCCATTCGGGGTGAGAGGGTGACAGGTTGAACAGTGGGAAAATAGCAGCAGGGGCAGTCGGGTCACTGATTAAGGCGAGTTGGAGCGATCGCACATTTAACTCTCGCGGCTGACAGTTTTGCTCGATGCAGAGTGCGGCTGCCATCCCTGCGGCTTGTCCGATGCCTAAAACGACCGGCTGTAATCGGGTTGCGCCGTTTGCCATGTGAGTGACGGAGATATTTTTTTCACAGGTGAGAAAGCCGTCGATCGTTTGTGGCACGAGGCAGGTGTAGGGAATTGTGAAGGGCGTTCCTGTCCAGCGTCCCCCCCAGCGAATTGATTTTGGCTTGAGCGGAATGTCGCCGCTTGGATAGTGATGATCGTTGGCGTAGTTGCCGATCGCGATCGATTGACAGAAGTTTTCGGCATATTCGCAGCCGATCGCTTCGACTCGATAGGGTAAGGGGGCGACTCGTTCTTGCGGCAGTAAGTCTTGTTCACGTAGCGTGGTGATTCCAATGAGTCGGCGACTTTCTCGATAGTAGGGATGAAGTGCAAGTGCGCCTGTCGGGAAAGTGTCTTCTGCTAGTCCGTAGCGGTTTCCGAGCTGGGATTGGATGAAGTGGGCGAAGCTGAGAGAGTGATCTTTGGCTTCCTGGTGGAATTGGGTGCAGGTTTCTCGGTTGAGCAAGCGTTCCAAACCTTCGCCGTAATCGTTGCCGGAGATGGGCCAATTGATCATGAAGCGATCGCCGGGTAAGCGTCCGTAATTGAGAAAGGCTTCGGCTCCGTAGTTTGTCCAAGCTTTCTCGAATTTGGTTGGATCGTAATTTAGAGGTTTGGGGATTTCGGGCGCGTTTGATGCGCCAAAGCCGCGCATCACAACGACCCAAGTTGGGGCTTGGGCTGGGTAAGTTTGAGTGAGTGTGTTGGGTGCGATCGGGGCACTGGGTTCATTGAATTCGGATTGCAGTTCCCAACCCCAGCGATAGGGAATGTCTCCGAGTTCGAGTAGATCACCGAGTTCGGTGGCATCGATCGTGATTTTTGCCTCGACTTTGACGGTTTGGAATTCGACTCCGAGGATGCAATTATCTTTTCTTAAAACTTTCTCTGGAATTTCGCCTTGAATCCACTGTAAATTCGGCAAGGCTTTCACCCAATCGGCAAAGATTTCGGCTCCGATGTGCGGCTCATACGTGAAGAAACTCACCCAAGCATTATCGAGTCCTCCAGGCTGACGCTGTTCTAGTTCTCGTAAAAACGCGCCCCAAATTCCGGTTTGAAAGGCTGCGAGTTCGTTGCCATCTGGAGCAGTAACACCTGCACTGGTGAGCATTCCGCCGAGCCAGGAGAATTCGCTGACTAAAATTGTTTTGGCTCCCCGCCTCGCGGCTTGGATTGCTGCGGCTATCCCTCCGGTTCCGCCTCCCACGACCAGCACATCTGCAATCAGTTCCCGCATTGTTCACCTGAGCTAAAAATCTTCTCAATCATCTCGGTTAACGGAGCTTTGAGCAATGCTAACTAGAAATATTTAGTTGTTAGAAAGCCAGCCATTAGCCCAATTGCAAGAAAGCAAGTAAATACTGGGGTCACTTCAATATCTTCATCGACCACGATCGAGCCTTGTAGGTAAAACATCTTTCTACC
This window of the Cyanobacteria bacterium FACHB-DQ100 genome carries:
- a CDS encoding DUF502 domain-containing protein; amino-acid sequence: MKESRVSVIHRLKQDLKNDLIAGLLVVIPLATTIWLSYTIATWVINFLTRVPKQLNPFDGLNPFLVNLLNFGVGLAVPLLSILFIGLMARNIAGRWLLDVGEQVLQAIPLAGAIYKTLKQLLETILRDSSGKFRRVVLVEYPRQGVWSLGFVTGAIGAEVQSHFKHDMLSVFIPTTPNPTTGWYAVVPETDVINLSMPIEDAFKVIISGGIVSPDAMNAIVTTSTKRPLVEAIADE
- the hetR gene encoding heterocyst differentiation master regulator HetR gives rise to the protein MTNDLDLIKLLSPSAIDQIMLYLAFSAMRTGGHRHGAFLDAAATAAKCAIYMTYLEQDGNLRMTGHLHHIEPKRVKAIVEEVRQALSEGKLLKMLGSQEPRYLIQLPYVWMEHYSWLPGRSRVPGTSLTSDEKRLIERKLPPNLPDAQLINSFQFLELIEFLHTRSQEDLLQEQRMPLSEALAEHIKRRLLYSGTVTRIDSPWGMPFYALTRSSYSPDDHEERAYVMIEDTARFFRLMQDWAQRQGRVMRVLEELDIPSDRVESAIAELDEIIRNWADRYHAEGGEPFVVQMVFGSAEL
- the psaC gene encoding photosystem I iron-sulfur center protein PsaC, which translates into the protein MSHTVKIYDTCIGCTQCVRACPTDVLEMVPWDGCRAGQIASSPRTEDCVGCKRCETACPTDFLSIRVYLGAETTRSMGLAY
- a CDS encoding HAD family hydrolase — its product is MSVIPRVLALDFDGVICDGLKEYFQTAWKAYAQIWQVTAPPDATIAPAFYRLRPVVETGWEMPLVIRALATGITEAGIFQNWTAIVAQIVVDNHLKPLEVGAIVDTIRDQLIATDLESWLAEHEFYPRVLERLRSILSSSTDFVIISTKEGRFIKQLLNKQGIELKPEQIYGKESKRPKAQVLNELRQAYGETASIWFVEDRLKTLEAVEKQETLTQVELFLADWGYNTASERQQAKKSDRVHLLSLAQFSQDFSAWI
- a CDS encoding FAD-dependent oxidoreductase, encoding MRELIADVLVVGGGTGGIAAAIQAARRGAKTILVSEFSWLGGMLTSAGVTAPDGNELAAFQTGIWGAFLRELEQRQPGGLDNAWVSFFTYEPHIGAEIFADWVKALPNLQWIQGEIPEKVLRKDNCILGVEFQTVKVEAKITIDATELGDLLELGDIPYRWGWELQSEFNEPSAPIAPNTLTQTYPAQAPTWVVVMRGFGASNAPEIPKPLNYDPTKFEKAWTNYGAEAFLNYGRLPGDRFMINWPISGNDYGEGLERLLNRETCTQFHQEAKDHSLSFAHFIQSQLGNRYGLAEDTFPTGALALHPYYRESRRLIGITTLREQDLLPQERVAPLPYRVEAIGCEYAENFCQSIAIGNYANDHHYPSGDIPLKPKSIRWGGRWTGTPFTIPYTCLVPQTIDGFLTCEKNISVTHMANGATRLQPVVLGIGQAAGMAAALCIEQNCQPRELNVRSLQLALISDPTAPAAIFPLFNLSPSHPEWLYWQRYYIDHPESYPNHGECPANSRTLSPSATAQRFSGRFDRKAIQDYELTLSDRPNQSWALITLETEINTQLQNIPSGQILNGFGKFNHSGNWVLVEALN